Proteins from a single region of Pseudomonas sp. 10S4:
- a CDS encoding amino acid permease, translating to MSGQNSHSGELKRGLKNRHIQLIALGGAIGTGLFLGSAGVLKSAGPSMILGYAICGFIAFMIMRQLGEMIVEEPVAGSFSHFAHKYWGGFAGFLSGWNCWILYILVGMSELTAVGKYIHYWAPDIPTWVSAAGFFVLINLINLANVKVFGEAEFWFAIIKVVAIVGMIALGSYLLVSGNGGPQASVSNLWSHGGFFPNGVSGLVMAMAIIMFSFGGLEMLGFTAAEADKPKTVIPKAINQVIYRILIFYIGALIILLSLTPWDSLLATLNASGDSYSGSPFVQVFSMLGSNTAAHILNFVVLTAALSVYNSGTYCNSRMLLGMAEQGDAPKALAKIDKRGVPVRSILASAAVTLIAVLLNYLIPQNALELLMSLVVATLVINWAMISFSHFKFRQHMNKTNQTPLFKALWYPYGNYICLAFVAFILCVMLLIPGIQISVYAIPVWVAFMWICYGIKNKRRAQHALQTAVK from the coding sequence ATGAGTGGACAAAACTCGCATTCAGGCGAGCTTAAACGCGGCCTGAAAAATCGCCACATTCAACTGATCGCTCTCGGTGGCGCGATCGGTACCGGACTGTTCCTCGGTTCGGCCGGGGTGCTGAAATCCGCCGGCCCGTCGATGATCCTCGGCTACGCTATCTGCGGCTTCATTGCCTTCATGATCATGCGCCAGTTGGGCGAAATGATCGTCGAAGAGCCGGTGGCCGGCTCCTTCAGCCACTTCGCGCACAAATACTGGGGCGGGTTTGCCGGTTTTCTGTCGGGCTGGAACTGCTGGATTTTGTACATTCTGGTGGGCATGTCGGAGCTGACCGCGGTCGGCAAGTACATCCACTATTGGGCGCCGGACATCCCGACCTGGGTCTCGGCTGCCGGTTTCTTCGTGCTGATCAACCTGATCAACCTGGCCAACGTCAAAGTGTTTGGCGAGGCCGAGTTCTGGTTCGCGATCATCAAGGTCGTGGCGATTGTCGGCATGATTGCCCTGGGCAGCTATTTGCTGGTCAGCGGTAACGGCGGCCCGCAAGCCTCGGTGAGCAACCTGTGGTCCCACGGCGGCTTCTTCCCGAACGGTGTCAGTGGTTTGGTCATGGCGATGGCGATCATCATGTTCTCCTTCGGCGGCCTGGAAATGCTCGGTTTCACCGCAGCCGAAGCCGACAAGCCGAAAACCGTGATCCCGAAAGCCATCAACCAGGTGATCTACCGGATCCTGATTTTCTACATCGGCGCCCTGATCATTCTGCTGTCGCTGACACCATGGGACAGCCTGTTGGCCACCCTGAACGCTTCCGGCGATTCCTACAGCGGTAGCCCGTTCGTGCAAGTGTTCTCGATGCTCGGCAGCAACACCGCGGCGCACATCCTCAACTTTGTGGTCCTGACGGCGGCATTGTCGGTGTACAACAGCGGCACCTACTGCAACAGCCGCATGCTGCTGGGCATGGCCGAGCAAGGCGATGCGCCGAAGGCTTTGGCGAAGATCGACAAGCGCGGCGTGCCGGTGCGTTCGATCCTGGCGTCGGCCGCGGTGACGTTGATCGCTGTGTTGCTGAACTACCTGATCCCGCAAAACGCGCTGGAACTGTTGATGTCGCTGGTGGTGGCTACCCTGGTGATCAACTGGGCGATGATCAGCTTCTCGCACTTCAAGTTCCGCCAGCACATGAACAAGACTAACCAGACGCCGCTGTTCAAGGCCCTGTGGTACCCGTACGGGAACTACATCTGCCTGGCGTTCGTGGCGTTCATCCTGTGTGTGATGCTGTTGATCCCGGGGATCCAGATCTCGGTGTATGCGATCCCGGTGTGGGTCGCGTTCATGTGGATCTGCTACGGCATCAAGAACAAGCGCCGTGCCCAGCACGCGCTCCAGACCGCGGTGAAATAA
- the flgH gene encoding flagellar basal body L-ring protein FlgH, with protein sequence MNRFVSVLALSGVVSLAGCVAPTPKPNDPYYAPVLPRTPLPAAANNGSIYQAGFEQNLYGDRKAFRVGDIITITLNEKTQASKGANSQIDKTSKTSIGLTSLFGGGLTTNNPVGSGDLSLNAGYSGDRATNGASKSGQSNSLTGSITVTVADVLPNGIIAVRGEKWMTLNSGDELVRIAGLVRADDIATDNTVSSTRVADARITYSGTGAFADASQPGWFDRFFLSPLFPF encoded by the coding sequence ATGAATCGCTTTGTATCTGTTCTGGCACTGAGTGGGGTGGTCTCGCTCGCGGGCTGCGTCGCACCGACGCCCAAGCCCAATGACCCTTATTACGCCCCGGTGTTGCCGCGAACGCCGCTGCCGGCTGCCGCCAACAATGGCTCGATCTACCAGGCCGGTTTCGAACAAAACCTGTACGGCGACCGCAAGGCGTTCCGGGTCGGTGACATCATTACCATCACCCTGAACGAGAAGACTCAGGCCAGCAAGGGTGCCAACTCGCAGATCGACAAGACCAGCAAGACCAGCATCGGTCTGACGTCGCTGTTCGGTGGCGGCCTGACCACCAATAACCCGGTGGGCAGTGGTGACCTGAGCCTCAACGCCGGTTACAGCGGCGACCGTGCCACCAACGGGGCCAGCAAGTCCGGGCAGAGCAACAGCCTGACCGGTTCGATCACCGTGACCGTCGCCGATGTATTGCCCAACGGCATCATTGCCGTGCGTGGCGAGAAGTGGATGACCCTCAACTCGGGTGATGAGCTGGTGCGGATTGCCGGCCTGGTTCGCGCCGATGACATCGCCACTGACAATACCGTGTCGTCGACCCGCGTCGCCGATGCACGTATCACCTATTCGGGCACCGGTGCGTTTGCCGATGCGAGTCAGCCTGGCTGGTTCGACCGTTTCTTCCTCAGCCCGCTGTTCCCTTTCTAG
- a CDS encoding 4a-hydroxytetrahydrobiopterin dehydratase, which translates to MSTLNQAHCEACQAGAPQVSDEELPVLIKQIPDWNIEVRDSVMQLEKVFLFKNFKHALAFTNAVGEISEAEGHHPGLLTEWGKVTVTWWSHSIKGLHRNDFIMAARTDDVAKDAEGRK; encoded by the coding sequence ATGTCCACATTGAACCAAGCCCACTGCGAAGCCTGCCAAGCCGGCGCCCCTCAGGTCAGCGACGAAGAACTGCCGGTACTGATCAAGCAGATTCCTGACTGGAACATCGAAGTGCGCGACAGCGTGATGCAGTTGGAAAAGGTTTTCCTGTTCAAGAATTTCAAGCACGCCCTGGCGTTCACCAACGCTGTCGGTGAAATCTCCGAGGCCGAAGGTCACCACCCGGGCCTGCTGACCGAGTGGGGTAAAGTCACCGTGACCTGGTGGAGCCACTCCATCAAAGGCCTGCACCGCAACGATTTCATCATGGCCGCGCGCACTGACGACGTAGCCAAAGACGCCGAGGGCCGCAAATAA
- a CDS encoding alpha/beta fold hydrolase, producing MPHRLLAAFCLLLSFNAAHAVERWETLPATPAPITSAKTGSADVNGIKLYYSITGHGSPVVLLHGGLANSDYWGHQVKALAAKHTVITLDSRGHGRSSRDARPYGYDLMADDVIAVLDKLKIQRADFVGWSDGAILGLDLAMRYPQRVGKVFAFAANTQTSGVKEGVEKNPTFAAYIERAGKEYTKLSPTPKEYDAFVEQISHMWASQPNWTTEDLAKIKSPVLIVDGDHDEAIKREHTEYMASAIPGAGLLILPNVSHFAFIQDPEFFNASVQSFLDQK from the coding sequence ATGCCCCATCGCTTGCTTGCTGCTTTCTGCCTGCTGCTGTCATTCAACGCGGCTCATGCCGTAGAACGCTGGGAAACATTACCGGCGACCCCCGCCCCGATCACCAGTGCAAAAACCGGCAGTGCCGACGTCAACGGCATCAAGCTTTACTACTCGATCACCGGTCACGGCTCTCCTGTCGTGCTGTTGCACGGCGGTCTGGCCAACTCCGATTATTGGGGCCATCAGGTCAAGGCCCTCGCGGCGAAGCACACCGTCATCACCCTCGACAGCCGAGGCCACGGTCGCAGTTCGCGAGATGCGCGACCTTACGGTTATGACCTGATGGCAGATGACGTCATCGCGGTGCTCGATAAACTGAAGATCCAACGGGCCGACTTCGTGGGCTGGAGTGACGGCGCCATTCTTGGGCTTGATTTGGCGATGCGATATCCGCAGCGCGTTGGCAAGGTGTTCGCCTTCGCCGCCAATACTCAGACTTCGGGTGTCAAGGAAGGGGTCGAGAAGAACCCGACGTTCGCCGCCTACATCGAACGCGCCGGCAAGGAGTACACGAAGCTGTCACCTACCCCCAAAGAGTACGATGCGTTCGTCGAGCAAATCAGCCATATGTGGGCGAGCCAGCCAAACTGGACAACCGAGGACCTGGCGAAAATCAAAAGCCCGGTCTTGATCGTTGACGGCGACCATGACGAAGCCATCAAACGCGAACACACCGAATACATGGCGTCGGCCATCCCCGGTGCCGGCCTGCTGATCTTGCCCAATGTCAGCCATTTCGCCTTTATCCAGGACCCGGAATTTTTCAATGCGTCGGTGCAGAGCTTTCTGGACCAGAAATAA
- a CDS encoding flagellar basal body rod protein FlgF gives MDKYLYVAMTGASQNALAQKAHANNLANISTNGFQKDLEQARSMPVFGDSFPARAYAMTERPATDFSPGSMVETGRDLDVAVTGDGWIAVQSPDGSESYVRTGSLNVDALGVLRAGNGMPVMGNGGPIAVPPEQKIEVGEDGTISIRSMGEGPRVIAQIDRIKLVNPDLKNMTKGLDGSIHTMDGKPAQADAGVKLVSGFLQSSNVNAVEEMTSVLALSKQFELHIKMMNTAKDDDQAMAQVLQIS, from the coding sequence GTGGACAAGTACCTTTATGTGGCAATGACCGGCGCCAGCCAGAATGCACTGGCGCAGAAGGCTCATGCGAACAACCTGGCGAACATCTCCACCAACGGTTTTCAGAAGGACCTGGAGCAGGCCCGTTCGATGCCGGTGTTTGGTGACAGCTTTCCGGCGCGTGCCTATGCCATGACCGAGCGTCCGGCCACCGACTTCTCGCCAGGATCGATGGTGGAAACCGGCCGTGATCTCGATGTGGCGGTGACCGGCGACGGCTGGATTGCCGTGCAAAGCCCCGACGGCAGCGAAAGTTACGTGCGCACCGGCAGCCTGAACGTTGACGCCTTGGGCGTGTTGCGCGCCGGCAATGGTATGCCGGTGATGGGCAATGGCGGGCCGATTGCCGTGCCGCCCGAGCAGAAAATCGAAGTAGGTGAGGACGGCACCATCAGCATTCGTTCGATGGGTGAAGGCCCGCGGGTGATTGCTCAAATCGACCGTATCAAACTGGTCAACCCTGACCTGAAGAACATGACCAAAGGCCTGGATGGTTCGATCCACACCATGGACGGCAAGCCGGCGCAAGCCGATGCGGGCGTCAAACTGGTGTCTGGGTTCCTTCAGTCGAGCAACGTTAATGCCGTGGAAGAAATGACCTCGGTGCTGGCGTTGTCGAAGCAATTCGAGCTGCACATCAAGATGATGAACACCGCCAAAGACGACGACCAGGCCATGGCTCAGGTCTTGCAGATCAGCTAA
- a CDS encoding MFS transporter, which yields MSENQRPLAVTLQVVSIVLFTFIGYLNIGIPLAVLPGYVHSDLGFGAVIAGLVISVQYLATLLSRPYAGRIIDNKGSKLAVMYGLAGCGLSGVFMLISAWTQSLPMLSLISLLIGRLVLGSAESLVGSGSIGWGIGRVGAANTAKVISWNGIASYGAIAIGAPLGVLLVNELGLWSMGVSIVLLAVLGLALAWPKTAAPIVVGERLPFMHVLGRVLPHGCGLALGSIGFGTIATFITLYYATQHWSNAVLCLSLFGASFIGARLLFGNLINRLGGFRVAIACLSVETLGLLLLWLAPDAHWALAGAALSGFGFSLVFPALGVEAVNLVPASSRGAAVGAYSLFIDLSLGITGPLAGAIAAGFGFASIFLFAALAALSGLALSVYLYRQAPKYREERNAR from the coding sequence ATGTCAGAAAACCAGCGCCCCTTGGCGGTCACGCTGCAAGTTGTGTCCATCGTCCTGTTCACCTTCATCGGCTACCTGAATATCGGCATTCCCCTGGCCGTACTACCGGGCTACGTCCACAGCGACCTGGGCTTCGGCGCGGTGATCGCCGGGTTGGTGATCAGCGTGCAATACCTGGCCACCCTGCTCAGCCGCCCGTACGCCGGGCGAATCATCGACAACAAGGGCAGCAAACTGGCGGTGATGTACGGCCTCGCCGGCTGCGGTTTGAGTGGTGTGTTCATGCTGATTTCGGCCTGGACCCAAAGCCTGCCGATGCTCAGCCTGATCAGCTTGTTGATCGGCCGACTGGTACTCGGTAGCGCGGAAAGTCTGGTGGGCTCGGGCTCGATCGGCTGGGGTATCGGCCGGGTCGGCGCGGCGAACACCGCCAAAGTCATCTCTTGGAACGGCATCGCCAGCTACGGTGCCATCGCCATCGGCGCGCCGCTGGGCGTGTTGCTAGTCAATGAATTGGGCTTGTGGAGCATGGGCGTCAGTATCGTGCTGCTGGCCGTGCTGGGCCTGGCGCTGGCCTGGCCGAAAACCGCCGCACCAATTGTCGTCGGTGAACGGCTGCCATTCATGCACGTGCTGGGTCGGGTGCTGCCGCACGGTTGCGGCCTGGCATTGGGCTCCATCGGTTTTGGCACCATTGCCACCTTCATCACCCTGTATTACGCCACGCAGCATTGGTCGAACGCGGTGCTCTGTTTGAGCCTGTTCGGTGCCAGTTTCATTGGCGCTCGGCTGCTATTCGGCAACCTGATCAACCGCCTCGGCGGGTTTCGCGTGGCGATTGCCTGCCTGTCGGTAGAAACCTTGGGGTTGCTGCTGTTGTGGCTGGCTCCGGATGCCCATTGGGCACTGGCTGGTGCGGCGCTGAGCGGCTTCGGCTTCTCGCTGGTGTTCCCGGCGCTGGGCGTGGAAGCGGTCAACCTGGTGCCGGCCTCAAGCCGTGGCGCGGCGGTCGGGGCTTATTCGCTGTTCATCGATTTGTCGCTGGGGATTACCGGGCCATTGGCCGGTGCGATTGCGGCGGGGTTTGGTTTTGCTTCGATCTTCCTGTTTGCCGCCCTCGCTGCCCTGAGCGGTTTGGCTTTGAGCGTTTACTTGTACCGCCAGGCGCCAAAGTATCGCGAAGAACGCAACGCCCGCTAA
- the flgG gene encoding flagellar basal-body rod protein FlgG: MLPALWVAKTGLSAQDTNLTTISNNLANVSTTGFKRDRAEFQDLLYQIKRQPGAQSTQDSALPSGLQLGTGVRIVGTQKNFTAGSLQTTEQPLDLAVDGRGFFQILQPDGTTSYTRDGTFHLDSNGQIVNASGFALEPAIVIPNNAQSFTVGTDGTVSITVPGNAASQVIGNLQTADFINPAGLQAVGNNLFLETAASGAPQVGTPGLNGFGTTLQNTLEGSNVSTVEEMVNMITTQRAYEMNSKVISTADQMLSFVTQNL, translated from the coding sequence ATGCTTCCGGCTCTATGGGTTGCCAAAACAGGTCTGTCCGCCCAGGACACCAACCTGACCACCATCTCCAACAACCTGGCGAACGTATCGACCACGGGTTTCAAACGTGACCGCGCCGAGTTCCAGGACTTGCTGTACCAGATCAAACGCCAGCCTGGCGCCCAGTCGACCCAGGACAGCGCGCTGCCGTCCGGTCTGCAATTGGGTACGGGTGTGCGCATCGTCGGCACCCAGAAAAACTTCACCGCCGGCAGCCTGCAAACCACCGAGCAGCCGTTGGACCTGGCCGTCGACGGCCGCGGTTTCTTCCAGATTCTGCAGCCGGACGGCACCACGTCTTACACCCGTGACGGCACCTTCCACCTCGACTCCAACGGCCAGATCGTGAACGCCAGCGGTTTCGCTCTGGAACCTGCGATCGTCATCCCGAACAACGCCCAGAGCTTCACGGTCGGTACGGACGGCACGGTGTCCATCACCGTTCCCGGCAACGCTGCCTCTCAAGTGATCGGCAACCTGCAAACCGCCGACTTCATCAACCCGGCCGGTCTGCAAGCAGTCGGTAACAACCTGTTCCTGGAAACCGCCGCCAGCGGCGCGCCGCAAGTCGGCACCCCGGGCCTGAACGGTTTTGGCACCACGCTGCAGAACACCCTGGAAGGGTCCAACGTCAGCACCGTTGAAGAGATGGTCAACATGATCACCACTCAGCGCGCTTACGAGATGAACTCCAAGGTGATCTCCACCGCCGACCAGATGCTCTCGTTCGTAACGCAGAATCTGTAA
- the arfB gene encoding alternative ribosome rescue aminoacyl-tRNA hydrolase ArfB: MLVISNNVHLPDAEIELTAIRAQGAGGQNVNKVSSAMHLRFDIPASSLPEFYKERLLALRDSRITSEGVLIIKAQQYRTQEANRADALERLTELILSATKVEKKRRPTKPTLGSKKRRLESKTKRGSIKAGRGKVDF; this comes from the coding sequence ATGCTGGTGATTTCCAACAACGTGCATCTGCCGGATGCCGAGATCGAATTGACCGCCATTCGTGCGCAAGGCGCGGGTGGGCAGAACGTCAACAAGGTCTCCAGCGCGATGCACCTGCGCTTCGACATTCCGGCCTCGTCCTTGCCCGAGTTCTACAAGGAACGGTTGCTGGCGCTGCGTGACAGTCGCATCACCAGCGAAGGCGTGCTGATCATCAAGGCCCAGCAATACCGCACGCAGGAAGCCAACCGTGCTGATGCGCTGGAACGGCTGACCGAGCTGATTCTTAGCGCCACCAAAGTGGAAAAGAAGCGCCGCCCGACCAAGCCGACCCTCGGTTCGAAGAAGCGTCGGCTCGAATCCAAGACCAAGCGCGGCAGCATCAAGGCTGGGCGCGGCAAGGTCGACTTTTAG
- a CDS encoding leucyl aminopeptidase, protein MDKQRAISHFLYYLEHHPALVGINPAKVLLGHTADYEALTGNIAEQAGNSPQFSFSAMRLDLEPTDLLAQAIADSDLYIFFYDSSTLPNPRPDGPEFVRALQGVMAENWKKSLLFKDYGDYFYDTFSVTPQRIAGLNSHLIQRMSHATTLSFKDDHGSWFETPLSSIKKWTDINGVGNFDLAPGEIATHSEEINGRVKFMGTFLSTIPFARKYGVLESPLELWIENSTIRKIATDVPGLEHDFNKYLDANPSNRRIEELGIGTNEGVKELYARNAGFEERHCGLHLGLGGGAKGSHHLDLIFSSGVLALDDEPVFDGRFVF, encoded by the coding sequence ATGGATAAGCAACGCGCCATTTCGCATTTCCTTTACTACCTCGAACACCACCCGGCCCTTGTCGGCATCAACCCGGCGAAGGTCTTGCTCGGCCACACCGCTGATTACGAGGCACTGACTGGCAACATCGCCGAACAGGCCGGTAACAGCCCACAATTCAGCTTCAGCGCCATGCGTCTGGACCTGGAGCCCACGGATTTGCTGGCCCAGGCGATTGCCGACAGCGATCTGTACATTTTCTTCTACGACTCTTCCACCCTGCCCAACCCTCGCCCCGACGGCCCGGAGTTTGTCCGTGCGCTGCAAGGCGTCATGGCGGAAAACTGGAAGAAGTCGCTGCTGTTCAAGGATTACGGCGATTACTTCTACGACACCTTCAGTGTCACGCCTCAGCGTATTGCCGGGCTCAATAGCCACTTGATCCAGCGCATGTCCCACGCCACAACATTAAGTTTCAAGGATGACCACGGCTCGTGGTTTGAAACACCGCTGAGCAGTATCAAGAAGTGGACAGACATCAACGGCGTCGGCAACTTTGACCTGGCGCCCGGCGAAATCGCGACCCACAGTGAGGAGATTAATGGCCGGGTGAAGTTTATGGGGACGTTCCTCAGCACGATCCCCTTCGCCCGCAAGTACGGGGTACTGGAGTCGCCGCTGGAGTTGTGGATCGAGAACTCGACTATCAGAAAAATCGCCACGGATGTGCCGGGGCTTGAGCATGACTTCAACAAATACCTGGACGCCAATCCGTCGAATCGGCGGATTGAGGAGCTGGGCATTGGCACCAACGAAGGCGTGAAGGAGCTCTATGCGCGCAACGCCGGGTTCGAGGAGCGCCATTGCGGCTTGCACCTGGGGTTGGGCGGTGGGGCCAAGGGCAGTCACCACCTGGACCTGATCTTCTCCAGTGGCGTGCTGGCGCTGGATGATGAGCCGGTGTTTGATGGGCGGTTTGTTTTTTAA
- a CDS encoding sigma-54-dependent transcriptional regulator — protein MRIKVHCQNRIGILRDILNLLVEYGINVARGEVGGEHGNAIYLHCPNLINIQFQALRPKFEAIGGVFGVKRVGLMPSERRHMELNALLGALEFPVLSIDMGGSIVAANRAAAQLLGVRVDEVPGIPLSRYAEDFDLPELVRANKSRINGLRVKVKGDVFLADIAPLQSEHDDSEAMAGAVLTLHRADRVGERIYNVRKQELRGFDSIFQSSKVMAAVVREARRMAPLDAPLLIEGETGTGKELLARACHLASPRGQSPLMALNCAGLPESMAETELFGYGPGAFAGARAEGKLGLLELTAGGTLFLDGVGEMSPRLQVKLLRFLQDGCFRRVGSDEEVYLDVRVICATQVDLSELCARGEFRQDLYHRLNVLSLHIPPLRECLDGLTPLVEHFLDQASRQIGCPLPKLAPAAMERLSHYHWPGNVRQLENVLFQAVSLCEGGTVKAEHIRLPDYGVRQPLGDFSLEGGLDAIVGRFEKAVLERLYSEHPSSRQLGKRLGVSHTTIANKLREYDVGKEPGS, from the coding sequence ATGCGTATCAAAGTCCACTGCCAAAACCGCATCGGCATCCTGCGCGACATTCTCAACCTGCTGGTGGAATACGGGATCAACGTCGCTCGCGGCGAGGTAGGCGGTGAGCATGGCAACGCGATTTACCTGCACTGCCCGAACCTGATCAACATTCAGTTCCAGGCGCTGCGTCCGAAATTCGAGGCGATTGGTGGGGTATTTGGCGTCAAGCGTGTAGGGCTGATGCCCAGCGAGCGTCGGCACATGGAGCTCAATGCCTTGCTCGGCGCCCTGGAGTTTCCGGTGCTGTCGATCGACATGGGTGGCTCCATCGTCGCGGCCAACCGTGCGGCGGCGCAGTTGCTCGGGGTGCGGGTGGACGAGGTGCCGGGGATTCCGTTGTCGCGGTATGCCGAGGATTTCGATTTGCCGGAGTTGGTGCGCGCCAATAAGTCGCGGATCAACGGCTTGCGGGTGAAGGTGAAGGGTGACGTGTTTCTTGCCGATATCGCGCCGCTGCAATCGGAGCATGACGACAGCGAGGCCATGGCCGGTGCCGTGTTGACGTTGCACCGTGCGGACCGGGTCGGTGAGCGGATCTATAACGTGCGCAAACAGGAATTGCGCGGCTTCGACAGTATCTTCCAGAGCTCGAAAGTCATGGCAGCGGTGGTGCGTGAGGCTCGACGCATGGCGCCGCTGGATGCGCCGTTATTGATAGAAGGTGAAACCGGCACTGGCAAAGAGCTGCTGGCGCGGGCTTGTCACTTGGCCAGTCCGCGAGGGCAGTCGCCACTGATGGCGCTCAACTGCGCCGGCCTGCCGGAATCCATGGCCGAGACCGAATTGTTTGGCTACGGCCCTGGCGCGTTCGCAGGCGCGCGGGCCGAAGGCAAGCTCGGGCTGCTGGAGTTGACGGCCGGCGGTACGCTGTTTCTCGATGGTGTCGGCGAAATGAGCCCGCGCTTGCAGGTGAAGCTGCTGCGCTTTCTGCAGGACGGCTGCTTCCGGCGTGTAGGCAGTGATGAAGAGGTCTATCTGGATGTGCGGGTGATCTGCGCGACGCAGGTGGACCTGTCCGAGTTATGTGCCCGAGGCGAGTTTCGCCAGGATCTGTATCACCGCTTGAATGTGTTGTCATTGCACATCCCGCCGCTGCGCGAATGCCTCGACGGGCTGACGCCGCTGGTGGAGCATTTCCTCGATCAGGCCAGTCGGCAGATCGGTTGCCCGCTGCCGAAACTGGCGCCAGCAGCGATGGAGCGGCTCAGTCATTACCATTGGCCGGGCAATGTCCGGCAGTTGGAAAACGTGTTGTTCCAGGCGGTTTCCCTGTGCGAGGGCGGGACAGTCAAGGCTGAACACATTCGCCTGCCGGATTACGGCGTGCGTCAGCCCCTTGGCGATTTCTCGCTGGAGGGCGGGCTGGATGCGATTGTCGGGCGCTTCGAGAAAGCGGTGCTGGAGCGCTTGTATTCCGAGCACCCGAGCAGTCGGCAGTTGGGTAAGCGGTTGGGGGTTTCGCATACCACCATTGCCAACAAACTGCGCGAATACGATGTCGGCAAGGAGCCTGGTTCCTGA
- a CDS encoding amino acid aminotransferase, with the protein MHFDAIGRVPGDPILGLMEAYAQDPNPRKFDLGVGVYKDAQGLTPIPQSVKLAEARLVDRQTTKTYIGGHGEPAFGKVMNELVLGADSVLITEQRAGVTQTPGGTGALRLSADFIAQMLPGRGVWLSNPTWPIHETIFAAAGVKVSHYPYVGSDNRLDVEAMLAVLNEAPKGDVVLLHACCHNPTGFDLSHDDWRRVLDVVRRRELLPLIDFAYQGFGDGLEQDAWSTRLFADALPEVLITSSCSKNFGLYRDRTGALIVCAKTAEKLVDIRSQLANIARNLWSTPPDHGAAVVATILGDPELKSLWADEVEAMRLRIAQLRSGLVEALEPHGLRERFAHVGVQRGMFSYTGLTPEQVKQLRDHHSVYMVSSGRANVAGIDATRLDLLAEAIAEVCK; encoded by the coding sequence ATGCATTTCGACGCCATCGGCCGAGTCCCCGGCGATCCGATTCTCGGCCTGATGGAGGCCTATGCGCAGGACCCTAACCCGCGCAAGTTCGATCTGGGTGTGGGTGTCTACAAAGACGCCCAGGGCCTGACGCCGATTCCTCAGTCGGTGAAACTCGCCGAGGCGCGCCTGGTAGATCGCCAGACCACCAAGACCTACATCGGTGGTCACGGCGAACCGGCGTTCGGCAAGGTCATGAACGAATTGGTGCTCGGCGCCGATTCAGTGCTGATCACCGAGCAACGGGCCGGCGTCACCCAAACTCCGGGCGGCACTGGCGCACTGCGTTTGAGCGCCGATTTTATTGCCCAAATGTTGCCGGGCCGTGGCGTCTGGCTGAGCAACCCGACCTGGCCGATTCACGAAACGATTTTCGCCGCGGCCGGGGTCAAGGTCAGTCACTACCCGTACGTGGGCAGCGACAACCGTCTCGATGTCGAAGCGATGCTGGCGGTACTGAATGAAGCCCCCAAGGGCGACGTCGTATTGCTGCACGCCTGCTGCCACAACCCGACCGGTTTCGATTTGTCCCATGACGATTGGCGCCGGGTGCTGGATGTGGTTCGCCGCCGTGAGCTGTTGCCGCTGATCGACTTCGCCTATCAAGGTTTTGGCGATGGCCTGGAACAGGACGCCTGGTCAACCCGGTTGTTCGCCGATGCGCTGCCGGAAGTGTTGATCACCAGCTCCTGCTCGAAGAACTTCGGCCTGTACCGCGACCGCACTGGCGCGCTGATTGTCTGCGCGAAAACTGCCGAGAAGCTGGTGGATATCCGCAGTCAACTGGCGAACATCGCCCGCAACCTGTGGTCGACGCCGCCAGATCACGGCGCCGCCGTGGTCGCGACCATCCTTGGCGACCCGGAGCTGAAAAGCCTTTGGGCCGACGAAGTAGAAGCCATGCGCTTGCGCATCGCCCAGCTGCGCAGCGGTCTGGTGGAAGCCCTTGAGCCGCACGGCTTGCGCGAGCGATTTGCGCACGTTGGCGTGCAACGCGGGATGTTCTCCTACACCGGTTTGACGCCGGAACAGGTTAAACAGCTGCGTGATCACCACAGCGTGTACATGGTCAGCTCGGGCCGGGCGAACGTGGCGGGGATTGATGCGACGCGTCTGGACCTGTTGGCCGAGGCCATCGCAGAAGTTTGCAAATAA